A genomic stretch from Gammaproteobacteria bacterium includes:
- a CDS encoding phosphatase PAP2 family protein: MTEDHLRLLIAVCLPLAASLLVWLWAGRLRRRGRFSGAPGYGHAFSERLQSLRFDATAMDVSALGSSTLVWFFTPLFAVLFWLAGDIRAALCLLIGSVVGAGLGDRLKRLTNRTRPELSKYAYFGSSFPSSHTLMATGLYGTAALLFVRLQVWPSVEWFLVAAAALIIGAVGVSRVVLRVHYLSDVVAGLIVGLSIVVAVGLLYG, from the coding sequence ATGACCGAAGACCATCTGCGTTTGCTGATCGCTGTCTGCCTGCCGTTGGCGGCTTCGCTGCTGGTCTGGCTGTGGGCCGGACGCCTGCGCCGACGCGGGCGCTTTTCCGGCGCACCGGGCTATGGGCATGCGTTTTCTGAGCGCCTGCAGTCGCTGCGTTTCGATGCTACGGCGATGGACGTTTCGGCGCTCGGTTCATCGACGCTGGTGTGGTTTTTCACGCCGCTGTTCGCGGTGCTGTTCTGGCTGGCCGGCGACATTCGCGCGGCCTTGTGTCTGCTGATCGGCTCGGTGGTCGGTGCCGGGCTGGGAGACCGGCTCAAACGCCTGACCAATCGCACGCGCCCCGAGTTGAGCAAGTACGCCTATTTCGGTTCCTCGTTTCCGAGCAGCCATACCCTGATGGCCACGGGCCTGTACGGCACCGCCGCGCTGCTGTTTGTGCGCCTGCAGGTGTGGCCGTCTGTCGAATGGTTTCTGGTGGCGGCGGCCGCCCTGATCATCGGTGCCGTGGGCGTATCGCGCGTGGTCTTGCGCGTGCACTACCTGTCGGACGTGGTGGCCGGTCTCATTGTCGGCCTGTCGATCGTCGTCGCGGTGGGTCTGCTCTATGGCTGA
- a CDS encoding phosphatase PAP2 family protein: MNLSTVQIAGAITNFGNAAVLILLSALIAAWLLWSSGRRASLLWCGAVVFCTGMTAVLKTYFAACPVSSWQMLSPSGHTSFSTLVYGGAALSLAAGPDRRRWQRLLLLGLALAWALAIGWSRVVIHAHSGPEVMLGLLIGGASLLVYGVLDTADSRRRFPPLLGVGLAMLMLFLVSQERGFNLESLFQNLAHWINQRTPLCPSIQP, translated from the coding sequence ATGAATCTTTCGACTGTCCAGATCGCCGGCGCGATTACCAACTTCGGCAACGCCGCGGTGCTGATCCTGCTGTCCGCGTTGATCGCCGCCTGGCTGCTGTGGTCCAGCGGTCGCCGCGCCAGCCTGCTGTGGTGCGGGGCGGTAGTGTTCTGCACCGGGATGACCGCGGTGCTCAAGACCTATTTCGCGGCCTGCCCGGTGAGCAGCTGGCAGATGCTCAGCCCCAGCGGCCACACCAGCTTCAGCACCCTGGTCTACGGAGGCGCGGCGCTGAGTCTGGCCGCGGGTCCGGACCGGCGGCGCTGGCAACGCCTGCTGCTGCTGGGCCTGGCACTGGCCTGGGCGCTGGCGATTGGCTGGTCACGTGTGGTGATCCACGCACATAGTGGTCCCGAGGTGATGCTGGGCCTGCTGATCGGCGGCGCCAGCCTGCTCGTCTACGGCGTGCTCGACACCGCGGACTCGCGGCGACGCTTCCCGCCGTTGCTGGGCGTGGGCCTGGCCATGCTGATGCTGTTTCTGGTCTCGCAGGAACGCGGCTTCAACCTGGAAAGTCTGTTCCAGAACCTGGCGCACTGGATCAATCAGCGCACACCGCTATGTCCCAGCATTCAGCCATAG
- a CDS encoding ethanolamine ammonia-lyase subunit EutB: MAQYHASFGHSGYHFASLAAVMACASPRRSGDELAGIAADSEAQRVAARRVLADLPLRTFLHEALIAYEDDEVTRLIMDRHDATAFAPVASMTVGEFRDWLLSYAADSEALMALAPGLTPEMVAAVSKLMRNQDLIAVGAKCRVITGMRTTLGLPGRLGSRLQPNHPTDDPMGIAASTLDGLLFGMGDAVIGVNPASDDLGECIRLLEMLDALRRRFDIPMQSCVLAHVTTSIQAIERGAPVDLVFQSIAGSEKANRGFGVDLGVLREALDAVRSLARGTVGDNLMYFETGQGSALSADAHHGIDQQTMEVRAYAVAREFRPLLVNTVVGFIGPEYLYDAKQIIRAGLEDHCCGKLLGLPMGVDVCYTNHAEADQDDMDTLAVLLGAAGVNFLIAVPGADDIMLSYQSLSFHDVLGLRHLLKLRPAPEFEAWLARMGMLDAQGRLAPPPASAMAVRALLAPEPGR; this comes from the coding sequence ATGGCGCAATACCACGCAAGCTTCGGCCATAGCGGATATCACTTCGCCTCGCTGGCGGCGGTGATGGCCTGCGCCTCGCCACGCCGTTCCGGCGATGAACTGGCCGGCATCGCTGCGGATAGCGAGGCGCAACGTGTGGCGGCACGGCGCGTTCTGGCCGATCTGCCCTTGCGCACGTTTCTGCATGAAGCCCTGATCGCCTACGAGGACGACGAGGTCACGCGGCTGATCATGGACAGGCATGACGCCACCGCATTCGCGCCGGTGGCGTCGATGACGGTCGGCGAATTCCGCGACTGGTTGCTGTCCTACGCCGCGGACAGCGAGGCGCTGATGGCCCTGGCGCCGGGCCTGACGCCGGAAATGGTGGCGGCGGTGTCCAAGCTGATGCGCAATCAGGATCTGATCGCGGTCGGCGCGAAGTGTCGCGTCATCACCGGCATGCGCACCACGCTCGGTCTGCCGGGCCGCCTCGGTTCGCGACTGCAGCCCAATCATCCGACGGACGATCCGATGGGCATCGCCGCCTCGACGCTCGACGGCCTGCTGTTCGGCATGGGCGATGCGGTGATCGGCGTCAACCCGGCTTCGGACGATCTGGGCGAATGCATTCGCCTGCTGGAGATGCTGGATGCCCTGCGCCGTCGTTTCGACATTCCCATGCAATCCTGCGTGTTGGCGCATGTCACCACTTCGATTCAGGCGATCGAACGTGGCGCGCCGGTCGACCTGGTGTTTCAGTCGATCGCCGGCAGCGAAAAGGCCAATCGCGGTTTCGGCGTGGATCTCGGCGTGCTGCGCGAAGCTCTGGACGCGGTGCGATCACTGGCGCGCGGTACGGTGGGCGACAACCTCATGTACTTCGAAACCGGGCAAGGCAGCGCCTTGTCCGCGGACGCGCACCACGGTATCGATCAGCAGACGATGGAGGTGCGTGCCTATGCCGTGGCGCGCGAGTTTCGCCCGCTGCTGGTCAACACCGTGGTCGGTTTCATCGGGCCGGAATATCTCTATGACGCCAAGCAGATCATTCGCGCCGGTCTGGAGGATCACTGCTGCGGCAAGCTGCTGGGCCTGCCGATGGGCGTGGACGTGTGTTACACCAATCACGCCGAGGCCGACCAGGACGACATGGATACGCTGGCCGTGCTGCTGGGCGCGGCCGGCGTCAACTTCCTGATCGCCGTGCCGGGCGCCGACGACATCATGCTCAGCTACCAAAGCCTGTCGTTCCACGATGTGCTGGGCCTGCGTCATCTGCTGAAACTGCGGCCGGCGCCGGAATTCGAAGCCTGGCTGGCGCGCATGGGCATGCTCGATGCGCAGGGGCGGCTGGCACCGCCGCCAGCGTCCGCCATGGCGGTCCGCGCGCTGCTGGCGCCGGAGCCCGGGCGATGA
- the eutC gene encoding ethanolamine ammonia-lyase subunit EutC, with amino-acid sequence MSEPVPDPYARLRAATRARIGLGRAGDALPTSALLDFQAAHSAARDAVHGVVDFDALARELAPRASLRLRSQADDRTTYLRRPDLGRRVRPGDRARLETHRGDWDLLIVVADGLSAAGVQTHAVPLIEALTSRLGGLRLAPVVFAEQARVAIGDELGETLGAELVAVLIGERPGLSVADSLGVYLSWRPRIGCPDSLRNCVSNIHGHGLSYAQAADALEWLIHEARRRRLTGVTLKLDRQTERSLENGRREATDPES; translated from the coding sequence ATGAGCGAACCGGTCCCCGATCCGTACGCACGGTTGCGCGCCGCGACCCGGGCGCGCATCGGTCTCGGCCGTGCCGGTGATGCCTTGCCGACTTCGGCGCTGTTGGATTTTCAGGCCGCGCACAGTGCTGCGCGTGACGCCGTCCACGGCGTGGTGGACTTCGATGCCCTGGCGCGCGAACTCGCGCCCAGAGCCAGTCTCAGGCTGCGTTCGCAGGCGGACGATCGCACGACGTATCTGCGCCGGCCGGACCTGGGCCGGCGCGTGCGGCCCGGCGATCGGGCGCGGCTGGAGACGCATCGCGGCGACTGGGATCTGCTGATCGTGGTGGCCGATGGCCTGTCGGCCGCGGGCGTGCAGACGCATGCAGTGCCGCTGATCGAGGCGCTGACATCGCGCCTGGGCGGTCTGCGCCTGGCGCCCGTGGTCTTCGCCGAACAGGCGCGCGTCGCAATCGGCGACGAGCTTGGCGAGACTCTGGGTGCCGAGCTCGTCGCCGTACTGATTGGTGAACGTCCCGGCCTGTCGGTGGCGGACAGTCTCGGTGTCTATCTCAGCTGGCGCCCGCGTATCGGCTGCCCGGACTCGCTGCGCAACTGCGTTTCCAATATTCACGGTCACGGACTGTCGTACGCGCAGGCCGCGGACGCGCTGGAATGGCTGATTCACGAGGCACGCCGGCGTCGCCTCACTGGCGTGACGCTCAAGCTCGACCGTCAAACGGAGCGATCGCTCGAAAACGGTCGCCGCGAAGCGACCGACCCCGAGTCCTGA
- a CDS encoding alpha/beta hydrolase produces the protein MLIKLLRKTLVCMPDSWAFRIARALASLPSRPPLREADRRILDQAQRFEFQACGTRVAWSLGEGPIVVLVHGWGGRAGQLAGLAQRIASRGFTAILFDSAAHGESSGKRIEFGNFAADTAALVHHLKRPVHACVGHSAGGLGMMAARTLHGLHAERYICICAPRAPYVPVDEIRKRLNPGDAVLERCRAYYAQSFGQSWEVLDRAWAYSPRSDERLMLIYDRNDGRVEPGDGHRILQAWPQAELVQTEGLGHQKVLWDSQVADRVCGFLGKQ, from the coding sequence ATGCTGATCAAACTGCTCCGCAAGACGCTCGTCTGCATGCCGGACAGCTGGGCTTTCCGAATTGCACGGGCGCTGGCCAGCTTACCGTCGCGCCCGCCGCTGCGGGAGGCGGACCGCCGGATTCTCGACCAGGCGCAGCGGTTCGAGTTTCAGGCGTGTGGAACACGGGTCGCCTGGTCGCTTGGCGAAGGGCCGATCGTCGTACTGGTACACGGTTGGGGTGGACGCGCCGGGCAATTGGCCGGCCTTGCACAGCGCATAGCCTCAAGGGGCTTTACCGCCATCCTGTTCGATTCGGCGGCACACGGGGAATCGAGCGGCAAGCGGATCGAATTTGGCAATTTTGCGGCTGACACCGCGGCGCTGGTCCACCACCTGAAGCGTCCTGTGCATGCCTGTGTCGGCCACTCAGCCGGCGGCTTGGGAATGATGGCGGCCCGTACGCTGCATGGGCTGCATGCCGAGCGCTACATCTGCATCTGTGCGCCGCGCGCGCCTTACGTGCCCGTTGACGAGATTCGCAAACGGCTCAACCCCGGAGACGCGGTGCTCGAACGTTGCCGTGCGTACTACGCTCAGAGCTTCGGACAGAGCTGGGAGGTGCTGGACCGGGCTTGGGCCTACTCGCCCCGAAGCGATGAACGCCTGATGCTGATCTATGACCGGAACGACGGTCGCGTCGAACCCGGGGATGGCCACAGGATTCTCCAGGCATGGCCACAGGCGGAGCTCGTCCAAACCGAGGGCTTGGGCCACCAGAAGGTGCTGTGGGACTCGCAGGTGGCGGACCGCGTCTGCGGCTTTCTCGGCAAGCAATAA